The sequence below is a genomic window from Paenibacillus silvisoli.
AGTATCGAAGGAAGATATGGTCGAGCTCGAGGAAGGCGAGTACTATCACCATCAAATTATCGGCTGCCAGGTTGTTACGGAAGATGGAGACGTGCTCGGCGAAATCAAAGAGATATTGTCTCCCGGCGCAAATGACGTATGGGTCGTGAAGCGTCCGAAAGGCAAGGAGCTGCTCATTCCCGTCATCGACGAAGTCGTGCTCGACGTCAACGTGGCGGAGAAGCTCGTGAAGGTCCACCTGATGGAAGGACTGATTTAACGCGATGCGTATTGATGTGCTTACGCTGTTTCCAGAAATGTTCCACGGCGTGTTCGGTGCGAGCATCCTCGGGAAAGCGAAGGAAAAAGGGATCGTCAGCTTGAATGCGATTAATTTCCGCGATTACGCGAACAATAAGCATAATACGGTTGACGACTACCCTTATGGCGGCGGAGGCGGCATGGTACTGAAACCGGAGCCGCTATTCGCTGCCGTTGAAGATTTGATGCCAGAGGGCGGAGCGCGTCCGCGCGTCATTCTGCTATGCCCTCAGGGAGAGCCTTATACGCAGACCAAAGCCGAGGAGCTGTCGGCGAGCGAGCATTTGGTGTTCGTTTGCGGCCATTACGAAGGCTATGACGAACGGATCCGCCAGCATCTCGTCACGGATGAAATTTCGCTCGGCGATTACGTGCTGACCGGCGGCGAACTGCCGGCCATGGTCATGATCGACAGCATCGTGCGGCTGCTGCCCGGCGTTCTCGGCAACGAAACGTCGGCGGTAACGGATTCGTTCAGCACCGGACTTCTGGAGCATCCGCACTATACGCGTCCTGCCGTTTTCCGCGGCTGGGAGGTGCCAGATGTGCTCATGTCCGGCCATCATGCCAATGTCGAGGTTTGGCGGCGCCAGCAGTCGATTTTACGCACGCTGGAACGCCGTCCTGAGCTGCTTGAGACCGCAGAGCTCACGAAGAAGGAACGGCTATGGTTGAATGAACAGATTCGGCTCCGGGAGCAAAGCGATTAAGCTTGAAAAAGTTTTATATCCCAGTTGTAATCTGGGCGCGAATATGTTAGAATTTCAAATGTTGCTTTGTTAACTCGGACGGTCCGCTATGAAGCCATAATCCAGCAGCTTAAGCCGCTCGGTAGCTTATATGAACGTCTATGGTGGAAGGAGTTGAAAACTACAATGAATCTTTTACAAATCATTGCGCAAGAAAATCTTCGTACTGACCTTCCTAACTTTCGCCCAGGCGATACGTTGAAGGTGCACGTAAAAGTTATCGAGGGATCCCGCGAGCGTATCCAGCTGTTCGAAGGCGTTGTCATCAAACGTCGCGGCGGCGGTATCAGCGCTACTTTTACAGTGCGTAAAATCTCGTATGGTGTTGGTGTGGAAAGAACTTTCCCGCTGAACTCGCCGAAAATTGAGAAGATCGAAGTTGCTCGTCGTGGTAAAGTTCGCCGCGCGAAACTGTACTATCTTCGCAACCTTCGCGGTAAAGCTGCGAGAATTAAAGAAATTCGCTAATCAACGACAAGAGGGGACTTGCGCAAACAAGTCCCTTTTCGTTTTTTTACATATCGATACTCCTTGCATAGAAGAGGGTGGATTTTGTGGATCAGCAGCATCGCACAGAGGAAACAGGGCAGAACTCAACGGACTTGGGGCAGCAGGAGCGCGTGCATGCTGCATCGGATGGCGCGGAGCCGACGATGACAAGAAGCGGCCGTTCAAACGGCAATCGCGCGCAGAAGGAAGTCTTCGAGTGGGTTAAAGCGCTCGCGATTGCGGCCATTCTCGTGCTCGTTATCCGGTATTTCTTGTTCGCGCCGTTTATCGTGGACGGGCCATCGATGGAACCGACCTTCTATACGGGAGAGCGCCTCATCGTCAATAAGGTGATTTACGATATCCGCAAGCCGCACCGCGGCGAAGTAATCGTGTTCCACGTTCCTGAAGAAGGAAGAGACTTTATTAAGCGCGTAATCGCCGTGCCAGGCGATAAAGTTAAATATCAAGACGATGATCTGTATGTGAACGGCGAGAAGGTTGACGAGCCGTACTTGAAGGAATCGATTGCCGAAGCGAAGGCGAACGGCGAGGTATTCAACAATCAAGGAGCGGACCGCAACTTCCCGAACGCCAACTTCACGACCGACGTCGTCCCGGAAGGCACGGTTCTTGCATTCGGCGACAATCGCCGCAACAGTAAGGACAGCCGGATGATCGGGTTTATTTCGACCAAGGAGATTGTTGGCCGCGCGGACATTATTTTCTGGCCGATGGACAATATTTCTTTTGTGAACCACGAATGAGGTGACAGGCAACATGACGATTCAATGGTTTCCCGGCCATATGACGCGAGCGCGCAGGGAGATCCAGGAGAAGCTCAAGCTGATCGATATCGCGATCGAGCTGCTGGATGCCCGCGTGCCGCTGTCGAGCCGGAACCCGATGGTAGATGAAATTCTG
It includes:
- the rimM gene encoding ribosome maturation factor RimM (Essential for efficient processing of 16S rRNA); this encodes MEQWLSVGKLVNTHGIRGEVKVVSQTDFPEERFAPRSILTLIHPETKQTMELEVQSARLHKNMYIVKFRGFDNINDVEKYKGWELKVSKEDMVELEEGEYYHHQIIGCQVVTEDGDVLGEIKEILSPGANDVWVVKRPKGKELLIPVIDEVVLDVNVAEKLVKVHLMEGLI
- the trmD gene encoding tRNA (guanosine(37)-N1)-methyltransferase TrmD; translated protein: MRIDVLTLFPEMFHGVFGASILGKAKEKGIVSLNAINFRDYANNKHNTVDDYPYGGGGGMVLKPEPLFAAVEDLMPEGGARPRVILLCPQGEPYTQTKAEELSASEHLVFVCGHYEGYDERIRQHLVTDEISLGDYVLTGGELPAMVMIDSIVRLLPGVLGNETSAVTDSFSTGLLEHPHYTRPAVFRGWEVPDVLMSGHHANVEVWRRQQSILRTLERRPELLETAELTKKERLWLNEQIRLREQSD
- the rplS gene encoding 50S ribosomal protein L19 gives rise to the protein MNLLQIIAQENLRTDLPNFRPGDTLKVHVKVIEGSRERIQLFEGVVIKRRGGGISATFTVRKISYGVGVERTFPLNSPKIEKIEVARRGKVRRAKLYYLRNLRGKAARIKEIR
- the lepB gene encoding signal peptidase I — encoded protein: MTRSGRSNGNRAQKEVFEWVKALAIAAILVLVIRYFLFAPFIVDGPSMEPTFYTGERLIVNKVIYDIRKPHRGEVIVFHVPEEGRDFIKRVIAVPGDKVKYQDDDLYVNGEKVDEPYLKESIAEAKANGEVFNNQGADRNFPNANFTTDVVPEGTVLAFGDNRRNSKDSRMIGFISTKEIVGRADIIFWPMDNISFVNHE